One part of the Bradyrhizobium sp. CB1650 genome encodes these proteins:
- the mdlC gene encoding benzoylformate decarboxylase: MSKNGKSGGKSVTVKQATLDLLRSFGINKVFGNPGSTELPFLSDWPDDIDYVLALQEASAVGMADGYAQATRNAGFVNLHSAAGVGNALGNIYTAHRNQTPLVITAGQQARSILPLQAFLYAERASEFPRPYVKYSVEPARPEDVPAAIARAYYTAMQPPCGPTFVSIPIDDWTHATAPIEARKVSREVGPEPEAMKALATALGSAKHPALVVGPGVDRAGAVELMVRVAEKAKASVWVSPFSARCSFPERHPQFSGFLHASPAQLSDALREHDLVVVIGAPVFTFHVEGHASIFDGGATIFQITDDPDAAAVTPVGSSIIATMKPALTMLLDLLPESKRGTPKGRTLPPAPTAADPLPVEFLLHSLSQAMPDGASLVEEVPSHRPAMQKFMPMRGQDSFYTMASGGLGYSLPAAVGMALGRPAQRTVCLIGDGSAMYSIQALWTAAQRKLPLTVVVINNSGYGAMRSFSQVMQVRNVPGLELPGIDFVKLAAGMGCDAARVTKAGELGAALKRAMAFEGTSLVEVVVDSAVPLLYAQKH, from the coding sequence ATGTCAAAAAACGGCAAGTCCGGCGGCAAATCCGTCACCGTGAAGCAGGCGACCCTCGACCTGCTGCGATCCTTCGGCATCAACAAGGTGTTCGGCAATCCCGGATCGACCGAGCTGCCGTTCCTCAGCGACTGGCCCGACGACATCGACTACGTGCTGGCGCTCCAGGAAGCGAGCGCGGTTGGCATGGCTGACGGCTATGCCCAGGCGACGCGCAATGCCGGCTTCGTCAACCTGCATTCGGCGGCCGGCGTCGGCAATGCGCTCGGCAACATCTACACCGCCCACCGCAACCAGACGCCGCTGGTTATCACCGCAGGTCAGCAGGCGCGATCGATCCTGCCACTGCAAGCGTTCCTCTATGCCGAACGCGCCTCCGAGTTTCCGCGGCCCTATGTGAAGTACAGCGTCGAGCCGGCGCGGCCCGAGGACGTGCCGGCCGCGATCGCGCGCGCCTATTACACCGCGATGCAGCCGCCCTGCGGGCCGACCTTCGTGTCGATCCCGATCGACGACTGGACGCATGCGACCGCGCCGATCGAGGCGCGCAAGGTCAGCCGGGAAGTGGGCCCCGAACCGGAGGCGATGAAGGCGCTGGCCACGGCGCTCGGTTCAGCCAAGCATCCCGCCCTCGTGGTCGGCCCCGGCGTCGATCGCGCCGGCGCGGTCGAACTGATGGTGCGCGTCGCCGAGAAGGCCAAGGCGAGCGTCTGGGTCAGCCCGTTCTCGGCGCGCTGCTCGTTCCCCGAGCGTCATCCGCAATTTTCCGGCTTCCTGCACGCCTCGCCTGCGCAATTATCCGACGCACTGCGCGAGCATGATCTTGTCGTCGTGATCGGCGCGCCGGTCTTCACCTTCCATGTCGAGGGCCATGCATCGATCTTCGATGGCGGCGCGACGATTTTCCAGATCACCGACGATCCGGATGCGGCCGCGGTGACGCCGGTCGGCAGCAGCATCATCGCCACCATGAAGCCGGCGCTCACCATGCTGCTCGACCTGCTGCCGGAGAGCAAACGGGGTACCCCGAAAGGCCGTACGCTGCCGCCGGCACCAACGGCCGCCGATCCGCTGCCGGTGGAGTTCCTGCTGCATTCGTTATCGCAAGCGATGCCGGATGGCGCATCGCTGGTCGAGGAGGTGCCCTCGCACCGGCCGGCGATGCAGAAATTCATGCCGATGCGCGGACAGGACAGTTTCTATACGATGGCGAGCGGCGGCCTCGGCTACTCGCTGCCGGCCGCGGTCGGCATGGCGCTCGGCAGACCAGCGCAGCGCACCGTGTGCCTGATTGGCGACGGCTCGGCGATGTATTCGATCCAGGCACTGTGGACCGCCGCGCAGCGCAAGCTGCCGCTCACCGTCGTCGTCATCAACAATTCCGGCTACGGCGCGATGCGCTCGTTCAGCCAGGTGATGCAGGTGCGCAACGTGCCGGGGCTGGAGCTGCCGGGAATCGATTTCGTCAAGCTCGCCGCAGGCATGGGCTGCGATGCAGCGCGGGTGACGAAGGCCGGAGAGCTCGGCGCGGCGCTGAAGCGCGCCATGGCGTTCGAGGGCACGAGCCTGGTCGAGGTCGTCGTGGATTCGGCAGTGCCGCTGCTCTACGCGCAGAAACACTAG
- a CDS encoding MaoC family dehydratase N-terminal domain-containing protein: MTEKLDIDHLRQWIGRTQEATDIVTAQLVKGLRATLFQEVGEPKKGDAAPFTAHWCLAQPVFPMSMLGPDGHPTRGGFLPPVPLPRRMWAGGEIEFLDPLRVGDESTRSSRIADVQVKSGSTGTLCFVSVEHSVSSPRGVAIRERQDIVYREMTSTQAAPAKTPPPPPKAQHRETHVSDPVLLFRYSALTFNGHRIHYDRDYVTKVEGYPGLIFHGPLQAAFIIELAAKLRGGKAPKKFTYRGVQPLFEGTEFSINANDSGESMELWTANAEGQPTMKGTAVW; encoded by the coding sequence ATGACCGAGAAGCTCGACATCGATCATTTGCGGCAATGGATCGGCCGCACCCAGGAGGCCACCGACATCGTCACCGCGCAGCTCGTGAAAGGCCTGCGCGCGACGCTGTTTCAGGAAGTCGGCGAGCCCAAGAAGGGTGACGCCGCACCGTTCACGGCGCACTGGTGCCTCGCGCAGCCGGTGTTTCCGATGTCGATGCTCGGGCCCGACGGCCATCCGACGCGCGGTGGCTTCCTGCCGCCCGTGCCGCTGCCGCGCCGGATGTGGGCCGGCGGCGAGATCGAATTCCTGGACCCGCTGCGTGTCGGCGACGAGTCGACGCGCAGCTCGCGCATCGCCGATGTGCAGGTGAAGTCCGGCTCGACCGGCACGCTGTGCTTCGTCTCGGTCGAGCACAGCGTGAGCTCGCCGCGCGGCGTTGCCATCCGCGAGCGGCAGGACATCGTCTATCGCGAGATGACGAGCACGCAGGCTGCACCTGCGAAGACCCCGCCCCCGCCGCCGAAGGCACAGCACCGCGAGACGCATGTCTCCGACCCCGTGCTGCTGTTCCGCTACTCCGCGCTGACCTTCAACGGCCATCGCATCCACTACGACCGCGACTACGTCACCAAGGTCGAGGGGTATCCGGGGCTGATCTTCCACGGACCACTGCAGGCCGCGTTCATCATCGAGCTGGCGGCAAAACTGCGCGGCGGCAAGGCCCCGAAGAAATTTACCTATCGCGGCGTGCAGCCGCTGTTCGAAGGCACGGAGTTCTCCATCAACGCCAATGACAGCGGCGAGAGCATGGAGCTGTGGACCGCGAACGCCGAAGGGCAGCCGACGATGAAGGGCACGGCGGTGTGGTAA
- a CDS encoding CaiB/BaiF CoA-transferase family protein: MGALDGIRVIAVEQAVAAPFCSSRLADAGAEVIKIERPEGDFARGYDAAAKGQSSYFVWLNRGKQSAVVDLATKEGRAELEKLIASADVLVQNLKPGSMDKLGFSRERLLKDYPKLISCTITGYGDEGPYAHRKAYDLLIQAESGLASITGNPDGASRVGMSIVDVATGATAHAAILEALIARGRSGKGADIRISMFDVMADWLTVPLLNSEAGNPPKRMGLRHPSIAPYGVFTSQDGKDILISIQSEREWKTLCAEVLDQPNLPSDPRVANMVERVRNRDFTDKTVADAFGKMTRDKLLKRLSDADIAFAEVNTMADLASHPHLRRIEVDTPNGRVSYPAPAPIIVGETRSYGAVPGIGERPEPKK; encoded by the coding sequence ATGGGCGCACTTGACGGGATCAGGGTGATTGCGGTCGAGCAGGCGGTCGCGGCGCCGTTCTGCTCGTCGCGCCTGGCGGATGCCGGCGCGGAAGTCATCAAGATCGAGCGGCCCGAGGGCGATTTCGCGCGCGGCTATGACGCAGCGGCCAAGGGCCAGAGCAGCTATTTCGTCTGGCTCAACCGCGGCAAGCAGTCGGCAGTGGTCGATCTGGCCACCAAAGAAGGCCGCGCCGAGTTGGAAAAGCTGATCGCGAGCGCGGACGTGCTGGTGCAAAATCTCAAGCCCGGCTCGATGGACAAGCTCGGCTTCTCGCGCGAGCGGCTCCTGAAGGACTATCCGAAGCTGATCTCCTGCACCATCACCGGCTATGGCGACGAGGGTCCTTACGCGCATCGCAAGGCCTATGATCTCCTGATCCAGGCCGAGAGCGGGCTCGCCTCGATCACCGGCAATCCCGACGGCGCTTCGCGCGTCGGCATGTCCATCGTCGACGTCGCGACCGGCGCGACCGCGCATGCCGCAATCCTCGAGGCGCTGATCGCGCGCGGGCGCAGCGGCAAGGGCGCCGACATCCGCATCTCCATGTTCGACGTGATGGCGGATTGGCTCACCGTGCCGCTGCTCAATTCCGAAGCCGGCAATCCGCCGAAGCGCATGGGCCTCCGCCATCCCTCGATCGCGCCTTACGGCGTGTTCACTTCCCAAGACGGCAAGGACATTCTGATCTCGATCCAGAGCGAGCGGGAATGGAAGACGCTCTGCGCCGAGGTGCTGGATCAGCCCAATCTGCCGAGCGATCCGCGCGTCGCCAATATGGTCGAGCGCGTGCGCAACCGCGACTTCACCGACAAGACGGTTGCGGATGCCTTCGGGAAGATGACACGGGACAAGCTCTTGAAGCGGCTGTCCGATGCCGACATCGCGTTTGCCGAGGTCAACACCATGGCCGACCTCGCCAGCCATCCGCATCTGCGCCGCATCGAGGTCGACACGCCGAACGGCCGCGTCAGCTATCCCGCGCCGGCGCCTATCATCGTCGGCGAGACGCGCAGCTATGGTGCCGTGCCCGGCATCGGCGAACGTCCCGAGCCAAAGAAATAA
- a CDS encoding acyl-CoA/acyl-ACP dehydrogenase → MSQEKQEEQQQTEDHADIREAVAKLCAQFPGEYWRKLDREMAYPKAFVDALTEAGYLSVLIPEEYGGAGLKLSAAAAILEEIQRAGCNGGGCHAQMYTMGTVLRHGSDAQKAKYLPKVATGELRLQAFGVTEPTSGTDTSSLKTFARREGDHYVVNGQKIWTSRAEHSDLMILLARTTPKEKAKKRTDGLSVFIVDMRDARGKGLEIRPIRTMMNHATTEVFFTDMKVPAENLIGEEGKGFRYILSGMNAERILIAAECVGDAKWFIAKASNYAKERAVFGRPIGQNQGIQFPIAKAYASMRAAELMVKEATRKYEAGLDCGAEANMAKMLAADASWEAANAAIQTHGGFGFAEEYDVERKFRETRLYQVAPISTNLVLSFIAEHVLGMPRSY, encoded by the coding sequence ATGAGCCAAGAAAAACAGGAAGAACAACAACAGACCGAAGATCACGCCGACATCCGCGAGGCCGTGGCAAAGCTCTGCGCGCAGTTTCCCGGCGAATACTGGCGCAAGCTCGATCGCGAGATGGCCTATCCAAAAGCCTTCGTCGATGCGCTGACTGAGGCCGGCTATCTCTCGGTGCTGATCCCCGAGGAATATGGCGGCGCGGGCCTCAAGCTTTCCGCCGCGGCCGCGATCCTCGAGGAGATCCAGCGTGCGGGCTGCAACGGCGGCGGCTGTCATGCCCAGATGTACACGATGGGCACGGTGCTCCGGCACGGCAGCGACGCGCAGAAGGCGAAGTATCTGCCGAAGGTCGCGACCGGCGAACTGCGTCTGCAAGCCTTCGGCGTCACGGAGCCGACCAGCGGCACGGACACCTCTTCGCTCAAGACGTTCGCCCGCCGCGAGGGCGACCACTACGTCGTGAACGGCCAGAAAATCTGGACCAGCCGCGCCGAGCATTCCGACCTGATGATCCTGCTCGCGCGCACCACGCCGAAGGAGAAGGCCAAGAAGCGCACCGACGGCCTTTCCGTGTTCATCGTCGACATGCGCGACGCCAGGGGCAAGGGCCTCGAGATCCGCCCGATCCGCACAATGATGAACCATGCCACCACCGAGGTGTTTTTTACGGACATGAAGGTGCCCGCGGAAAACCTGATCGGCGAGGAAGGCAAGGGCTTTCGCTACATCCTCTCCGGCATGAATGCCGAACGCATCCTCATTGCCGCCGAATGCGTCGGCGACGCCAAGTGGTTCATTGCCAAGGCATCGAACTACGCCAAGGAACGCGCGGTGTTCGGCCGGCCGATCGGCCAGAACCAGGGCATTCAGTTCCCGATCGCCAAGGCCTACGCGTCGATGCGCGCGGCCGAGCTGATGGTGAAGGAAGCGACGCGCAAATACGAAGCCGGGCTCGACTGCGGCGCGGAAGCCAATATGGCGAAAATGCTGGCGGCGGATGCGTCCTGGGAGGCGGCCAATGCGGCCATCCAGACCCATGGCGGCTTCGGCTTCGCCGAGGAATACGACGTCGAGCGCAAGTTCCGCGAGACGCGGCTCTACCAGGTGGCGCCGATCTCGACCAACCTCGTGCTGTCCTTCATCGCCGAGCACGTGCTCGGCATGCCCCGCTCATACTGA